Within Dreissena polymorpha isolate Duluth1 chromosome 13, UMN_Dpol_1.0, whole genome shotgun sequence, the genomic segment TTTAGAATGCATGAACTATTTTTAACTATATGAATTGACTTTTATCCGTTAGTTCATATTTTTTAGGAGTTGTATCTTTTTGGTCCTTTTTAAGTCATATCAaaccttaaataaaaaaatacgaacAACACATTTTTTGACATTCACAATTAAGTGTCGCTAACTAATTTGGgtgtaaataaaacatgtgttgttgttgttttccagGAGTAAGAGAAGCGCACATAACCGGATGTTATCTCGACGAAAGAGTCGCAATCGTGTTAGCTGTTAAGGGTGGTCTAGAACTAATGTTTTGGATACCTCTTCTCGCGTTTCGAATCTGTAATGTTATCGATAGGGCTGGTGAGAATCGTTGTTTCGAAGTATTTACCTATACGTTTGCAGTGATGCAGTTTATCATTCTTATTATTGGTAAGTACAGTATATAAAGACCTTCTATGGAATGGACTTGATAATGGAAAATCTATTAATTTGTAGGTGCAATCAGGACTGATGCATTCAAACTCTATTTTTAATTCCCATAACGCGTCCGTTGGTATTATTTGTGTGCAACTATCGATGGTGTAAAAGAGGGGTTTGCTTTGTTTATACCTACATATTATAtggattttctttcttttttatacttgtaaaaatttaaaattgattGACAATTCActgttgatttaaaataataagacaaattttcaaaatttactTCAACGTTTAGTCAAACTTCGAAACCCAGTGTAATTTGCATAAAGAAGAAATACATTACGATATGATATCGTCTATTGTTTCAGAATTTGTTTGGTGTTTTGGTAACTACCATGACAAGAAGACAATCTGTCCTTTGATTGATCCGGGCTGGAAATACTTCTTTGTCAACTTTGGTATCGTCACGACGGCTATAGACCATGCTGCATGGATCGGCGCCATGTTTGCATTCGGTTACTTAATGTTCGAAACGTGAATATAATGATGGCCGAGAACAGAAAGAAGTATAAAAAACGTGTAAATGCCTGATACATACACACAATTACATACCCTGCCTTCTTTTACGATTAATTTTAGCATGATTAAATCACAATATCAACATAACGTATACGGTGAGGATAAGAATACTATTGGGTCGCACAAATCCAcacttatatttaaaatgatgtttgatTTAATACCAACATACAAATCAAGATGTACATGGCATGATAAGCGTTCTCTCCTGATTTATGcaattaaattacatgtaaaatGTGTTAATATATGTGTAACGCACTTTGCTGCACAACAAAAGGGGGTTAACATTACTTAATAAAACACTAGAACCAATGGATGGTTTAGGcgtttaaacaatattgatacaattttttttctaatataCGTGCAAAGTTAAATTTTTCTTAACATGTATTGATGAACACATTCTAACAAATACGTCATATGCGATGTATCACTACATGTTCTTTGAATATGTCTTGCCGCCTTATTCAGAATGTGAACTATATTATATCGCAACTATGCTATAtatgcaatattattatttttgatttgaATATTAAAAGTAGATTATAATTGCAATATTTAGTTTACATACAAACTCCGCTTGAAACCCCATTTAATGTCTTATGTCGCTCTTTTAGGTCGacctgtacgaaatgttccgcccggaatCGGCACGGAATCGAAAACTAAATTCCGGGCGCAAAAAATATTTCCGGgcgtatttttctatatatgatattaagaagaggggcggattccgggcgtaatccgGGCGGAAAACAGTGAcgaaatatgtaaatgaggtgGGACGGAATTTTAAATTACGGGCGGAAAGCAGTTTACGGGCGAAATTCAGATTACAGGCGGAATGTTAAAATTACGGGCGTAACTTAGATTACGTGCGAAATTTAGCTACCGGGCGGAAATCGGATaacatgcatattgtaaatatacccatataaggacaggccatttgaaaaaaacaaaaggcgatcgcaaaagctcaccatgagcactttgtgctcaggttagctaaaaagtAGTCAAAATTATGATTAGATACATTTAACATAGTatcttaaatttatatttattttaagataatacattttaaaaacacggatcaccattttatactttatacttcTGCAAATGCGGAACAAATGCTGAAAATCCCCGCATTTTTTCCGCAGTCGCAAAAAATGTGGAACTTATGCGGAAAATGTACGCATTTTCGTTCCGCATTTTGATGatacttttaagatacaatgtagcttttaaagacatacaacaaaaatattcaatatatatacataaaaaataatttgatagacatgcactttttaaaaaacaaactgttcttatacacggccaaaataaaaaagttcactcaTTCACATTAAATGcgttttttaaactgctttcttGAGTAGGAATTCCTCTCCGAATCACAGTTACTGTATTGTTCAGGTCCACGATTCTCCCCCATCCTAATAGTCATAATCTgaaatgcaatttgatatttagtACAACTACAGTTCACCTATTTCAAATAATGTTAACACCTTATGTAGAATTAATTGCTTTTTAAACTTGTTATCTTATCCAGGGccccagctaggatttaaaaaaagACAGGGTCCAAATTTGGCAATAGTATACTTTTAAACGTGCGTGGcctgtggaatattttcaaataacatgtgctatatatgcatattatttaatattacatgcattttcatttaaaagaatattttttaattgataaaactagtttcactgttaaaataaaattagtataTTGAACATTCattgaatattctgtaaaataatgtgatCAGAACCAATTAAAGACATGTTGGGGGtcaaagggggcaggtttggatcttagtgcggcaaggtactgagacccCCTGTTATTCAGACCTAGCCATGAGGATCACAAATCGTATTATTcgaatttatctttattttgaacttaactatttcaaactaataatacaataacttgcatagtaaaattgtgatttacctatcaacaaatccagctttccttTGTCAAGGACCGCTTTGTGCTCATCATCCTGGCGCGGCACACagagcaaatataaaaaagttcattttttcacaacatgtttttttcaacactgtgctttcttgcaaacaaattcttcaatttgTGATGTGGCTTTTGAGGTCCGAGATGCCACCAGCAACCTTTCTCCCTAATACTACgacataatctgaaaatgaaatgtttatttaagtacttactatatattttaaagaaatttgtgtatttcattttagtttcaaactttgttgtttttccttcagatgcccgtctactttttatcatccttttacatttcccactgggacagtacacaattacaataacaattatttcagttaataatctaaataaaagaggagtaaaaatacaaaccatttatgctgttctgcagtattccaaaaacacaggAATTTGGTGAGACCAAATCACAGTTAAAATAGCCAATTTGAACCTCTTTtacaacaaacttattgttcatttccacattatatgtattaaatacaaattgtttttgacacagtACTCCCCGCAAGACATTTTTTCACTACAGTTTAGTCCTCATTTTGCTTAAGCATTATACTGAAAATTTAGTTCAGAGTCAGTAATTTGCTAAACTGCTCTAATGTTTTCAAACAGCAACTTCTGCCACTCACTAATTCCTGTACCACTAACCAATCCACTGAAGCCTGATAAGCATAGATGGTTTATAAACATGAACAGATGTGACTCACTCACTGTGTTCAGTGAGTATTGAATGGGCAGCACAATACCAGATCAACTCAGCTGGTTGTCAGTGTTTATCTGAGATGAAATTAACATTggtatatttatgtacatgtttatggTCGTTTCAGACTGGGGAAATCTTAactactataaaaaaaatatattatagagtaacatgcagagaaaccgcattcatattgatgatataaacaaataatattaaactagacttgtgtgtttaatgttaaaagaaaccttaaaatgatgaaaacattaccaagtctcgttctttattaaactttacagtaattattgtaattatgaaataattattaaaaaggagcaaatttttttaaaaagaagaagaattaaaggagaaaattaaaagaaataagtGCAAATAGATTTATAATGCATGGTCATCCCTCAGACTTAAAATTATAAGTGGAAACTGTATAAGTCagcaatagataaaatatatttaaagttaaaatgtgttattgttatcacCTAATATTTTTTTACCAGCAATGCCAATAATAAAATCTAAGAGTATATTCATGATCACAAGTTCACAAGTCTGTCTCCTTTTCAGCTTCTcacaaattaagtataaaaatactactccatcatacaaattctaagtataaaaatacgcccGGATTTGTTTTCGctcgaaaaaaaaaacagttgaattacgCCCAGAATTTTTTTTAGTTCCGTGCGTAAAACTCATTCCGCCAGTTGTACGGGCGTAATTCAAACATTACGTGCCAATTCCGCCCcgattacgcccggaatccgccccattATTTCGTACAGGGATTCATGACGAATCAAATCCCAACGCAAGACATTGCAACGCGACACAACATATCACAATGTAATTATTTACCGGTGTTTTTTAATGTCCTAGTCGAGTGTCGATATTGATTACCGTGTTTCGATTATCAGAGAATACCTAGCTGTTAATCTCTTAAGATTTTTAGaatgtatatgtattataatattgtAAAATTGCGTTCATGCCAGTAAATGTGATAAATTACTTTTAATATgcgttttatgaaaatattcacaGAGAATTGCACAGATACAACATATAGAGAGTAATTTACGATAATTCACATTTAATTCGCAGTTCAGGATCGTGTGTTTATTTCTAATCGAAGCTTATTGATTGTATgaagtgaaaaaatatattacaatccAAAGCACCAGCTGCATTAAAAGGAGAACGTTAGAGCATTTGTCAACATGGCATTAATGAATACGAACGCTTCTATAAACAAAGCATCAACACTGTTACTGTTATACCCTTCCAAAAATATGATTAGCTATGCTTAGATCTTGAAGGATCTACTGTTATTGTGTACAATTTCGTTTATCATGAACAACGTTATAAAAAAATTTTACAACACGAAGTTATGAATCAGCATAAATCACACTTAACTATCAACCGTATTtgcgctttaaaaaatattgtctaCACTACATTTATTTTTCGCGTACTAAATATGCAATAAACTACAATCGACAggtttaaaggctttgtttctaAAACCGTTTATTATCGTATCTAAACGTATCGTTTGACAGTAAGAGTAACAAAGGAACAATGCTAACAAGTATCgttttacaaacaaaaatcaagtttcagTGTAACGAGTTGATTTAAATCGGTACGTTAAGTTGATTTAAAATGTTAGTTTAATTTAAGTTTTACCTTAACATAAAACAGAAGCGCGTAAGAAACGCTTATTTATATTGCCTTAAAGTTACCATGATCAGATAACAAAACGTACATATACGCATGTGAACAAGTTTAAAAGGTTGTGTGTTAATAAAACTTTGGAGTTTTTTTTCTACTTTAATATGAATGCGGACAAGACGTCCCCTAAAACTGTTCTCTGTGAACCGTGTTCTAACGAAGGAAAAAAGAATGCGGCGAAATGGTACTGTACTGACTGTGACGAACGATATTGTGAGCAATGTACCAAGGGTCACAAACGATATAAGGTGACCATGGGACACCGACTTTGCGATCTAAGTGAAGCACCGTCAGTTAATCTGAAAACTTTGCTACAGGATTTGACGATCTGCGCCAAGCATTCTACAGAAAGTGTTGAATTCATTTGCATAGATCACGATGAGGTATTTTGCAACCAATGCGTAATCACATCTCACAAAAATTGCGGCAACGTTGAAACAATTGAACGAGTAATGGATAGCAAAAATTCATCTTTCAGAGAAAGTATTTTATCAGAAGACGGAATAGAATATGATATAAACTCATCATCAGGATTTTCGTGCAATACGCTCATAGCCGAAGATTTCAGTAAATCAACGCTACAGAGGCTGGGCAAACTCGCCGAACGGTTGTTGAAAACGAAACAGCAGTGCGAGGAGAAGGAAATGGAAATTGAAAACATTTCTGAAACGGCTAATGAATATTTAAGCACTGTGCATGCGAAATTCGAAGCTGCATTCGCTATTCTTAAAGCAAACGTATTAGCCTCAATCACAAGTAAACTTGGATTCAAAAGAAAGGCTATGAATGAATGCAAGAGAAATTCTAAAATGCTTCTTGATACCATAGATCAGTATCGCAGGAGTTTGGATACGATTCAAATACACGGCAATTCTAAGCATGTTTTTCTGAAATGCCGCGAACTTCATCGTGAAATTCACTCTCTGCGTACTCAGCATGCAGAACTGGACCGGGTTGCATCCCAGAAAATCCATGTAACGATCGCCAGTGTCACAGATCTTAAGCAACAGTGGATACATATCTTGAACGACCATGTAGAAAACAATACTAACTGATCAGGCTATATTACTCAAATTTGAAGACATGGCGACTCCGCTTTTAACATGTAGAATGACAATTACTCATGTACTGATGACTTTAAATGATATCAAGTACCCGGAATGTTGCATGCATCATTACTTCAAGCGCATACTATTTCTTAAACCATAAATGTATGGTATGCTTAGAAACAAAATTCAacgtaattaatataaatatgaacTGATATTAACTACAAAATCCGAGCTTAAAAACTCATGTTGTTATTCAGCATGACATAGTATTGTATATGTTTGTATCGCTTTGCATCACgtatatgtttttcaagcaatgaAGAAGCATGTGTTTATTTGTTGGTGTACTTTGCAACGCAATATGGCATTATTCTCGAATAACTTTTCTTCAGCAGGTAATTGATACACGAACATACGCATATatggaacatatatatatatcatcggAACCTAAACATAATGTTCCAGTATCCTTGAAATTCCAACTTCGGCgtagaaaaaaatcaattatttttgctAACATATATCACCAAAAACAACGATCAGTGCGTTGATTATCCCCATGAACGTTGAGACGTTCTTCAAGTTTTGTTAAAATTAGATACTCTCAAAATATATGGTTAAAGCACAGTACAAAAAGAAAGATTAATTAGTAAAACGTATTGTCTTAAAGCAATCTGATCACTTTTTTGTTCTAatttttgtttctatatacagTTTAAAATGCCTTCTGTGAATTGAATGTGTTTGGTCTGTTTGATAATTTAGCTGTTAAAGCACCGCTGAGAGATACTTTGGCAGGCACGTATTACTATGATGACTGTGATTTGCACATAACGGTGTATAGTGTTCTTACATTTGCAGTTGTTATAGCATTATCCGTTTTGTGTGTGTTAGAATTACACTTGCGTTTCTGTTCATATGTGTTATAAGTTGGTTGACGCTATACTAGTATTATGATGAGGtggttattttattgttgttattgttatcgtgttatttgtttatattgttgaGACGCTTTCTTTCGTTTGTTAATATGATGAGTTATTTTGATGACTTATGATACTATAATcgtatttttgtttgttatgcCAGAATGACAAAGTATAGATTGttgaatttaaaacaatatacatacAGATTATTGATACAATATATAAACGAAAAGCATTGTGTTTGTAAAACGAATTCATCTTTATTGAATGAAGAAATCGTTAAACTAATTAGAAAAGATACCGGTACCCCATGACATGTTAATGCATGTAAAGGAAAATCCATATAATATCTGTGTTAATCACATCGTCTTGTGTTTGCAATACAATATatttggaataaaataacttCTTTAGGAACGGACAAGGGTACACTAATTGATCACTTGcttttattttactaacaaatgATAACGTAATTTCACAAACTTACGCGCGATCATTTGCAAGTTGATTGAATCTGATATGTTTCGGCATGCTACTGTTGTAACAGTTGTTAACCAcattcattatccccacgctttgtATTGATCCccgctttctgtccgtccgtcctgaccACTatatcctcctacactattagcactaaaaccttgaaacatatacacatagtagctatgagcatatgtgcgacggtgacggcgaaggaattttgatctgaaccctgggtcaaaagttatgggtaaataaatgggtaaaatgggtaaaaaaacaacttcattttatttacaatagtgcaccgtcgcacatatgctcacagCTACattgtgtgtaagtttcaaggttctagtgctaatagtgtaggaggagaaagtggagaaccacgcccacccaaaattttgttttaacataacttcttcatttattcaccaattgacttcaaattaatactgaacatctcttatgacaacacggtctatctcgaccatccatgtccacattacccatcccggggccccaccaacataggccttgtccacccaaaattgccttttaatgtaacatctatgcggcgtcgggatacgcgtcggcctctgccgcgccatttttctAGTTAGTGATGACACGATTTGAtatatatagaacatataatGGAGATGTCTGGTAAACGAATGGTCATGGTCTGTCCGcgaaattgtttttatttctttattttattaagtTCTTTTAATCAGTACGCGAATGGGCATTTTAACTCCTGGCGTTTAATGTAACTGACTAAACtgtaaacatttcttctgcaCTTGGGCGGATTCAGTCATAAGATTTTATCCCCCCAAATCTCGAATTTGCACATACACTCATACTTCAATTCAATGTTGTATTATCACCTTTAATTTTAGAATGTTTTTTGTTCTCGTAGACTCGTCTTGTGTAGTTAAACATatgtatcattttatttaaatatgcatggttaattataaacaatacactTCATATTAAAAAAACCTGTTGTAGTTTGACATTTGACTTtttaagtatgaccttgacctttaaggtagcAGTATTGTTATTGTTCACGAAACACAGGCTAATTCAGTTGAAACTATATGCGCGTTATTTTAAATCCGTCAAGGCACTGTTAACTGATATATCGGACACGTACCTTTCGGACATTTGAGTCATGTGTCTTGGCATCGATCACACAGGTCAAGCTTTACATTAAAGGCAGCCACAAGGTAGTTGCGCGTGGCATACATTCTTGTACAGAAATAATCGTGAAACGTAATTTCAAATTTTTTTAATACATGGTCTAGTTAGAAAAAAGGATAGGTCATTTTTTGACGTCTACGACTTAAACCTTTAATGCAGCTACGCGGATCTTGAACGTTACACACCATCTCATTTCGGTTAACATTTAAGAAGTCGTGTGCTCGACACAAATACTCACACTACTGAAATTGGTGTTATTTTACAATCCGTTAATGCACTTATAAGTTAAACAGGGTACAAGTTTTTCTATGATAATACTGTTCGCTTTTTGACTCGCGACAtcaaagtgtgaccatgaccttaaGGGTAGCCACGGGGTCTTTCGCGCGACTCACCGTCTGATGTAGATGAGCAAgccaagttatttttaaatcctTCAGTTAATGGGGAAATGAAGGTCCGCAAAGCCCTACTTTGATAATGAAGCTCTCTTTGTTGACCTTTGTCTACAAATTGACACATCGACCTTGAAGATAGCCTCATGTTTCTTGCTCGTGACATACCTTCTCATATAGCTTTACATTATAACCGAGTTATTAAGACATCCTTTTCAGGTTGCAGGATCATccgggttcacaggggtttacacacgagctggacagaatgtaaacacatcgTTTAGAACGTTATTTTTGCAAAACgattcaaaatattgaaatatattttcatttattttagttCATAACGACAattgttcttgcagtttgtgccgatatcttaagatatattcctttataaaatacgattttaGTCTGAATGCAACTTTTGACCTTTAAGTAACATAATAACTGCCTCCATGTGATGCGTattaattgtttcattatttacTTAGTTGTATTTGTTGTCCTCAGTTTACTCGAGAGGGATTTTTTTCTTCCATAAAATCACTTCTTCGACTTTGATGTCATCTATTCTGTTCAATTTAaaagtcaacggcgctattttcagactCTTCACAcgatttttatattatattattttcccTATGatttctaaacaaacatgttaccaaatgaaacagcggaagtctacaaTGTGTATTGGCAACCTGATATACTGATCACTATCTTATCCTTTCCTAGTTGTGAAAATACACAGAAGaagtcatgtacatgtattgtcaaaCATTTCTTCagcaaatgttgttttatattgcaATGTAAAAGCTATTGATGGTAACATGTATATGGTGTGATGTATTATGCATATTGATTGCAAACTCTGTACACTGTGAAGTGGGATGCCCGCGACCACTCACACCTATTCACGAGGTAAATTAAATGTTTTGAGCGGAAAAAATCTGATCTATTTCAGCGTTAtctcatatagatcagacatcggccggtTCCCTTATAACTTGGTCTaacttaaattttctgtcgtaaagtGGCTAAATTGTTAATTAGAAATCGCAAGGAGTCATAAATGTGTGATGAGAATGTGTGAAGAAACAACTGCGTGTTATCgaaatacttaaataccataATTATAGTTCAATCGTTATACATAATATGCCATGTGAGGACGCataaaatagggcttaatgttgTATGAGTTATATGTACGCACACAAATGTGCAGTTTTAATTTACGTTTACATTCATGTACTTGATGTTTCCTATATGTGTTTGTTTctgcaaaaatacataaaaagcgTATAAATATGTGATATGtactttttattgatttataaattgcaTCAGCATGACTTCAGTAAATTATGTAGAAACGTTTCATTTCAacctttatttttacaatcaagATATACGCCGAGCACCTTTTAACAGATATTTCTTGCGACCATTATCGtaatttcataataaattattaaacacatgTAATTGAGTCAATTGCTTGGGTATattaataacttttttaacaatttatgtaaaatctttaaaacaaaGACAGTCACACTCGAGTTaattaaaatactgttaatataaattgtaacaaagaaagagtcaaataaataaGCTGTGGCATTTGTTACATTGTAACCTAGAAGCTGCACGCGCTTTTTGAAGACGgggaaaaatattgaaaattttaagaAAAACTTACAGATTAACAAGTTATATAGTAGTTTATTATAGGCAGTAAGTGGTATGTGACATTGTGCATCAAGGAAAAAGTGGTATTTGTGCATGGTAGTTTGTGTAATTGAAGAAATATAATCAGTTTGCTAGAAGCGGACCATTTGGACGGGAACTTTGTACCTGAGCACCGGATAATCCGAAAGTGTCATCAGTTTTCGTGGTTCAGATATTGTCGATTATTATCCTCTACACACTGTATCCGTTTTAACTGCTGTCATTATAGTGTTCGATAGCCCATAAGCAACCTGTGTAAACCTGAAGTTGTTTCAGTATGGCATCTTTAGACACTAAAGAGTCACATGAGTATGTCGAGTCGACCATGGGCCCGTCCATCACACAAGTAGCAGAGTTCACACCTGTCAAACAGAACAGGAAGCGAAACCACTCGTCCCCAGTTCATGGATCCGCGAAGAAGGTAAAGGAGGATGTTGCTTGTGAAAGTTCTTCTAGCGATAAAATGAGCTCCCTGTCTGAGCCGGTGTCCAACGAACTTCATCCAGTTAACTCTGATCTCAAGGCCCTATTATCAAAGCTCTCTACTGACATATGTGCCATGAATATCTCGATAAACAATCGTATTGATCAACTTGAAAGTTCCATAGAGCAAAAGTTGACCCATAAATTTGCACAACTGTTGGACAAGAGAGTTAACATTGAGCTGGGTCGTATTAAGACGAATGTGCAAGAGCAACTTGACTCATTTAAGGAGAAAATTACTGAAGAGTTACAAGAAGTCAGTGAAAAGTGTTCCTCAGTCACGGCTGCAGCTGGCGGACCCAGTGGTGGTCAGGATATCTCAAAGAATTTGGTAATTCGTGGCCTTCCCTATCATGAGGGAGAAAATCTGAACAGTAAAGTGATATCTATGTTCAAAGACGTAATGAAATGTAATGTGCAAGTATGCAACACACAGAGAAAGACAAGTGCTAACAGTTCCAAGCCGGGTGTTGTTATTGCCACCATGCAGTCACAAGAagataggcagaaagtgttgaaaAACAAGTCAAAGCTGAACGAAAGCAGAACTTATTCTGATGTTTACATCCAGTGCGATCAATCGCGAGAAGAGCGTTTGATGATGAGTAACTTTAGAACCTTAGTTGGCGCAATGAATGCCGAGGGGGTGAGTGTTCGAGGGAATCGTGTGGTGCGAAACAGGCCAATGTCGAGTGATGACAGGCAGAACCAAGGAACTAGTCATTCACAGGGTGATGGCTCACAGCGCAACACTGGGTGGAATGGTCCTCGTGGTGCTCCTCGACGCGGTGGGTCTTCTGGGCGTGGAACCAACAGTGATCGGGGATGGCAAAGAGCACAGCAGAACAGAGGAAGACGAGGAGGAGACAATTATTAGTTAAAAACAGGCTTTTGGAATGTTCATGGTTGGAGCAGTTCGAGCTCTAGTGACAATTTTATTTTACGTGaacaatgtattaagcatttgaACCTTGATTTAATTGGGATTGCTGAGTCCCATTTAAAGAACTTTAATAGTATTGATGTTTCTGATTATACATGGTTTGGTAATAATCGtaaaaatattcatgtgaatGCAAGAACTGGTTCTGGTGGAGTTGGGTTTTTGGTCCGTAACAGTGTTCTAGATGTTTTTGATGTATCTATTTTAAATGACTCCACAGATGGTATATTATGGCTGAACTTTGTACacaaaaatgataacttttgCTTTTTACCATGTGTTTGTTATCTTCCTCCAGAAAACTCTGCTAGGCATGTAGATGCAACTGCCTTTTTTGACACAATACTTGTAAACTTATATGAATATCAAAACCTAGGTCTGCCTTTTATTTGTGGAGACTTTAATAGTCGTTGTGGCGATTTGGAGGACTTCATAGCAGGTGTTGATAATATTATTGAGAGAGATGTGATagactttaaaacaaacaaatatggagatctttttattgattttttaattaactg encodes:
- the LOC127854518 gene encoding uncharacterized protein LOC127854518, with the protein product MNADKTSPKTVLCEPCSNEGKKNAAKWYCTDCDERYCEQCTKGHKRYKVTMGHRLCDLSEAPSVNLKTLLQDLTICAKHSTESVEFICIDHDEVFCNQCVITSHKNCGNVETIERVMDSKNSSFRESILSEDGIEYDINSSSGFSCNTLIAEDFSKSTLQRLGKLAERLLKTKQQCEEKEMEIENISETANEYLSTVHAKFEAAFAILKANVLASITSKLGFKRKAMNECKRNSKMLLDTIDQYRRSLDTIQIHGNSKHVFLKCRELHREIHSLRTQHAELDRVASQKIHVTIASVTDLKQQWIHILNDHVENNTNCFSMASLDTKESHEYVESTMGPSITQVAEFTPVKQNRKRNHSSPVHGSAKKVKEDVACESSSSDKMSSLSEPVSNELHPVNSDLKALLSKLSTDICAMNISINNRIDQLESSIEQKLTHKFAQLLDKRVNIELGRIKTNVQEQLDSFKEKITEELQEVSEKCSSVTAAAGGPSGGQDISKNLVIRGLPYHEGENLNSKVISMFKDVMKCNVQVCNTQRKTSANSSKPGVVIATMQSQEDRQKVLKNKSKLNESRTYSDVYIQCDQSREERLMMSNFRTLVGAMNAEGVSVRGNRVVRNRPMSSDDRQNQGTSHSQGDGSQRNTGWNGPRGAPRRGGSSGRGTNSDRGWQRAQQNRGRRGGDNY